Genomic window (Methanomassiliicoccales archaeon):
TGAATTTACTTGGTAGGGAATGAATGCACTCTCGCGCACTTTTGCTTCTTCTTCCTGTCCCATTGAGGTCCAAACGTCTGTGTAAATGACATCGGCACCTCTGACTGCATCGACAGGATCTCTTACAATCAACGATTCACACCCATTTCGATGGGCAATCGATCTTGCTTCGGCAGCGATGTCTTTATTTGGCTCATAGCCAGATGGACACGCAACTACAAAATTGAGTCCAACGATCGCGGCACCAAGTAGCAGAGAATTGCACACGTTATTGCCATCTCCAACATACGCCATTTTGATTCCCTTGAAACCCCCCTTCTTTTCTAGTATGGTAAGAAGATCGGCGACAATTTGGCATGGGTGTTCAACGTCGTCAAGCCCGTTGATAACTGGGACGCTCGCGTGTTTGGCTAGTTCGAGCAGGGCGTCATGACTGAAAGCACGGTACATTATGGCATTCACGTATTTACTGAGGACCCTTGCCGTATCAGCAATTGTTTCCCCCCGTCCTAGTTGAAGGTCTTTCGGGCTCAAATAAAGCGCATGTCCGCCAAGCTGAGCCATCCCAACCTCAAAGGAAACTCTTGTTCGGGTGCTAGGCTTTTCAAATATCATGGCGAGCGTTTTCCCCTTGAGCATGCCGTCTTTTCTGATCTTTCCCTCTTTAAGATTTTGGGCTAGAGTCAGAACTTCATTCATATCTGATAGCAAGTCCTTGACAGAAAGTAAGTCTCGCTTCATCATTATCTGATGATGAACCTAAACAATGCATTTAATTGTTGCGAATAGCAGCGAGCTACAGAATGCCTTCATTGTCGGATTTGTATGAACTGCGAATACACATGAGAAGAATATGAAATGACCTTACTCAACTGGACGAAGCGAACCAACTAAACGGTTGAATTTAATATAAAAGTCAAATAAATAACTGTTTTTATCTATACCAGACTATCTATTTTCAGAAAGTCTAATAGTTTTTGCTTTCTATCCTGGTGAAGATTTAGCCATCGGTTTGCAACATTGAGTACCAAAGAATTCATAAAAATTTTCTTGTTATTCCGACAAAGAAAAACATTTATTATGAAACAAATCTTCACATCCGCCGCATGGCCGGGATGGGGTAGCCTGGTATCCTGTGGGACTGTGGATCCCTAGACCCGAGTTCAAATCTCGGTCCCGGCCCCATATAATCTTGTGCACTCGAATTCCTTTTCCAGAATCGAAAGATAGCGCGTTTCGATGGTTTCGGGGTCAATTGGAATGATCAATATAGACTTTGCAGTGATTACTTCGTCCTTGATAGACAAAAGAACTCTCAGAACCTTTTCTGGCGTATTGTTTGATACAAGATACTCCACTCCGTCGATCATTACAACGGCGTTCTCACCCTTTCTTAAAAACTCGACAATTGTATGCTGTAAGACTGAAAGATTGCTGGGATCGATTCGATCGGCA
Coding sequences:
- the argF gene encoding ornithine carbamoyltransferase, whose translation is MMKRDLLSVKDLLSDMNEVLTLAQNLKEGKIRKDGMLKGKTLAMIFEKPSTRTRVSFEVGMAQLGGHALYLSPKDLQLGRGETIADTARVLSKYVNAIMYRAFSHDALLELAKHASVPVINGLDDVEHPCQIVADLLTILEKKGGFKGIKMAYVGDGNNVCNSLLLGAAIVGLNFVVACPSGYEPNKDIAAEARSIAHRNGCESLIVRDPVDAVRGADVIYTDVWTSMGQEEEAKVRESAFIPYQVNSRLVSNAKEDCIIMHCLPAHRGQEITDEVIEGKNSVVFDQAENRLHAQQAILLKLIQ